One window of the Nitrospira defluvii genome contains the following:
- a CDS encoding molybdopterin-dependent oxidoreductase, whose protein sequence is MSSLTRRSFLKATSALAFLAAWPGSACSGLLDRILRPQQARGTPSITPNEEFYVTSYRSPPTIRIGEWALLVTGLVERPITLTYDQLLEKPTVSSIVTLECVGNTVAGEFISTAKWEGISLGALLDEAGANGSAYDVVFKAADGFSDSIRFQRAMAGDVLIAHRMNGVPLPQGHGFPARVVVPGHYGMKSVQWLTEIEVVNYDYKGYYQQRGWTDDASVKTMSRIDLPGHGTTIPGLHHRVQGLAFAGTRGIRLVEISIDNGEHWTAATLEPPSSPYAWNFWSYDWAVPAPGRYTMLVRATDGTGMVQTSLEQDSAPDGATGLHEITVTISV, encoded by the coding sequence ATGAGCTCTCTCACCCGTCGCAGCTTTCTCAAGGCGACAAGCGCATTGGCGTTCCTGGCAGCCTGGCCAGGGTCTGCGTGCTCGGGTCTCCTCGATCGTATTCTTCGCCCTCAGCAGGCGAGAGGTACCCCGTCCATCACACCCAACGAGGAGTTTTACGTCACGTCGTATCGGAGTCCACCAACTATTCGAATCGGCGAGTGGGCGCTTTTGGTCACTGGTCTCGTGGAGAGACCGATCACACTGACCTATGACCAGCTGCTCGAGAAGCCGACAGTTTCGAGCATTGTCACATTGGAGTGTGTTGGCAATACCGTTGCCGGAGAGTTCATCAGCACGGCAAAGTGGGAAGGTATTTCTCTTGGTGCCCTACTGGATGAAGCTGGTGCAAACGGCAGTGCCTATGATGTCGTCTTTAAAGCCGCCGATGGATTCTCAGACAGTATTCGATTTCAACGAGCAATGGCCGGGGATGTGCTGATCGCGCACAGGATGAACGGCGTGCCGCTCCCACAGGGCCATGGGTTTCCTGCCCGCGTCGTTGTGCCCGGACACTACGGGATGAAAAGCGTGCAGTGGCTCACCGAGATCGAGGTCGTGAATTACGACTATAAGGGCTACTATCAGCAGAGGGGCTGGACCGACGACGCCAGCGTGAAGACGATGTCTCGAATCGATCTGCCGGGTCATGGAACGACCATTCCTGGTCTTCACCATAGAGTACAAGGACTCGCCTTTGCAGGCACAAGGGGGATCCGGCTGGTCGAGATCAGCATAGACAATGGTGAGCATTGGACTGCAGCGACACTTGAGCCGCCGAGTTCTCCCTATGCATGGAACTTCTGGAGCTATGATTGGGCGGTGCCGGCACCGGGCCGTTACACGATGCTGGTCCGTGCGACTGATGGAACGGGAATGGTCCAAACGTCACTTGAGCAAGATTCTGCTCCAGACGGTGCGACTGGGCTTCATGAGATTACCGTGACCATCTCCGTCTAG
- a CDS encoding molybdopterin-dependent oxidoreductase — MKHEQAMKRRGFLKATVGAASLIALVGCDQLTQSSWFPSILHKAEGLTERAQRVVTPASAMAKEYGEGDISNVFPANGNTDPGTEEYAVMVKNDFADWQVLIDGLVTTPTMFSLGAIKEMPARTQITRHDCVEGWSAIGKWTGVPLGDLLRKVEPLPTAKYAVFYCADIDDEGLSYYESMAVADCFHPQTILAYALNDKTLDISHGAPLRLRFERQLGYKQAKYVERIELVESLADIGGGKGGYWEDQGYEWYAGI, encoded by the coding sequence ATGAAGCATGAACAAGCCATGAAACGTCGTGGATTCTTGAAGGCCACGGTCGGTGCAGCGAGCCTCATTGCACTCGTCGGTTGTGACCAGTTGACGCAGAGCAGTTGGTTCCCCTCGATTCTCCACAAGGCTGAGGGCCTGACCGAACGGGCTCAGCGCGTGGTCACACCGGCCAGCGCCATGGCCAAAGAGTATGGGGAGGGAGACATTTCGAACGTATTCCCGGCCAACGGCAATACGGATCCTGGGACGGAAGAGTATGCCGTGATGGTGAAGAACGATTTTGCCGACTGGCAGGTGCTGATCGATGGACTGGTGACAACGCCCACCATGTTCTCGCTCGGCGCAATCAAGGAGATGCCCGCGCGCACGCAGATCACCCGGCACGATTGCGTCGAAGGGTGGAGCGCGATCGGCAAGTGGACCGGTGTGCCGTTGGGCGACCTGCTGCGCAAAGTCGAGCCGCTGCCGACGGCGAAGTATGCGGTCTTCTATTGCGCCGACATCGACGATGAAGGCCTGTCGTATTACGAAAGTATGGCCGTGGCTGATTGCTTTCATCCGCAGACGATCCTGGCGTATGCATTGAACGACAAAACGCTCGATATTTCTCATGGCGCCCCGTTGCGCCTTCGCTTCGAACGTCAGCTGGGCTACAAACAAGCAAAGTATGTCGAACGCATTGAGTTGGTCGAGTCGCTTGCCGACATCGGTGGGGGTAAGGGGGGCTATTGGGAAGATCAAGGGTATGAATGGTACGCAGGCATATAG
- a CDS encoding cytochrome b/b6 domain-containing protein: MSAPPVDQPSTAPGEWAAGQDLPEERIYRHRLPVRIGHWLNVGCLFILIMSGLQIFNAHPALYWGDRSDRDRPLLSIRAVKSSDGGQVNGITTILGYPFDTTGVLGYSNNSARAFPAWATVPSAKWLAMGRQWHLFFAWLFVINGLFFAAYAFISRHFTKDLLPTGRDLKNIPQAVKDHLRLRHPKGNEAKHYNVLQKLAYIGVLFGLAPLIVLTGLTMSPTIDTAVPWLLTIFGGRQAARTIHFIACFSFVGFIVIHVAQVMLTGFFNNIRSMVTGYFVVRHEGVK, encoded by the coding sequence ATGTCTGCGCCGCCGGTGGACCAGCCCTCGACAGCACCGGGGGAGTGGGCCGCCGGCCAAGACTTGCCAGAGGAGCGGATCTATCGCCACCGCCTCCCGGTGCGGATCGGCCATTGGCTGAATGTGGGCTGTCTCTTCATTCTCATCATGAGCGGGTTGCAGATTTTCAACGCCCATCCGGCACTCTATTGGGGGGATCGATCGGATCGAGACCGACCCCTACTTTCCATTCGCGCCGTCAAATCGTCGGATGGGGGCCAAGTGAACGGCATCACCACGATACTGGGCTATCCATTCGATACCACCGGGGTCCTCGGTTATTCCAACAACAGTGCCAGGGCGTTTCCCGCTTGGGCGACTGTGCCGAGCGCGAAATGGCTCGCGATGGGCCGCCAGTGGCATCTCTTCTTTGCCTGGCTGTTCGTCATCAACGGCCTGTTCTTTGCAGCCTATGCCTTCATCAGCCGCCACTTCACGAAAGACCTGCTGCCGACCGGCCGAGATCTGAAGAACATCCCACAGGCGGTGAAAGACCATCTCCGGTTGCGCCACCCGAAGGGCAACGAAGCCAAGCACTACAACGTGCTGCAGAAGCTGGCCTACATCGGCGTGCTGTTCGGACTCGCGCCGCTGATTGTGCTGACCGGTCTGACGATGTCGCCGACGATCGATACCGCGGTTCCCTGGCTATTGACGATCTTCGGAGGAAGGCAGGCGGCGCGGACGATTCATTTCATCGCCTGTTTCTCATTCGTCGGGTTCATCGTCATCCATGTCGCGCAGGTGATGCTGACCGGGTTCTTTAACAACATCCGATCGATGGTGACCGGATACTTTGTCGTACGGCATGAAGGAGTGAAGTGA
- a CDS encoding YHS domain-containing (seleno)protein encodes MLLILLFVAPSWGGQFFEQDGMAIRGYDPVAYFTRGTPMQGVPEFHAVFQGSIFYFASATHRDIFLANPEKFSPQYGGFCAYGMAKGYKASIDPVAFAVVGEKLYLNYSGTVRALWILDISGYVKKADHNWPAVRLTTRVTP; translated from the coding sequence ATGCTTCTGATCCTGCTGTTCGTCGCACCTTCATGGGGCGGGCAGTTCTTTGAGCAAGACGGCATGGCGATTCGAGGCTACGACCCGGTTGCCTATTTCACGAGGGGGACACCCATGCAGGGAGTTCCCGAGTTCCACGCCGTCTTTCAAGGATCGATCTTTTACTTTGCCTCGGCGACTCATCGAGACATCTTTCTTGCGAACCCGGAGAAATTCTCCCCCCAATATGGCGGTTTTTGCGCCTATGGCATGGCGAAAGGCTACAAAGCCTCCATCGATCCGGTCGCCTTTGCGGTGGTCGGTGAGAAGCTCTATCTCAATTACAGTGGCACCGTGCGGGCGCTATGGATCTTAGATATTTCCGGCTACGTCAAGAAAGCCGACCACAATTGGCCTGCCGTGCGGTTGACCACTCGGGTCACGCCATAG
- a CDS encoding IS5 family transposase, translating to MLRLRDDQWERIRAHFPEEHIPDNRPGRKPVPTRAVLDAVLWILNTGAQWHFLPQCYPNYKTVHRRFQQWCQQEVLRAVLTQLANTLRDEGVLDERESFIDATFAAAKGGGEAVGLTKRGKGVKILAIVDRHGLPLSVSTHAANHHEVTLVQLSFDFYMLEAKPEHLIGDRAYDSDGLDEELQQDGVNMIAPHRSTRKLKTQDGRHLRRYERRWLVERFFAWLQWKRRLLIRWEYYATNFLGFVQLACITMLLKQF from the coding sequence ATGCTCCGTCTGCGTGATGACCAATGGGAGAGGATTCGTGCCCATTTCCCCGAAGAGCACATTCCCGATAACCGTCCTGGACGCAAACCGGTGCCGACCCGAGCGGTCTTGGACGCCGTCCTCTGGATTCTGAATACCGGGGCCCAGTGGCACTTCCTGCCGCAGTGCTATCCGAATTACAAAACCGTCCATCGTCGATTCCAACAGTGGTGTCAACAAGAGGTCTTGCGCGCGGTGCTGACCCAGTTGGCGAACACGCTGCGCGACGAAGGAGTGCTCGACGAACGGGAGAGTTTCATTGATGCCACGTTTGCAGCGGCCAAGGGTGGCGGCGAGGCCGTCGGGCTCACGAAACGCGGCAAGGGCGTGAAGATTCTCGCGATTGTGGATCGCCATGGACTTCCGCTCTCGGTCAGTACGCATGCCGCCAATCATCATGAAGTCACCCTGGTCCAACTCAGTTTCGACTTCTACATGCTGGAGGCCAAGCCGGAACATCTCATCGGAGACCGGGCCTATGACAGCGATGGCCTCGATGAGGAGCTCCAGCAAGACGGCGTCAACATGATCGCGCCGCATCGCTCCACTCGGAAACTCAAGACTCAGGATGGACGCCACCTCCGCCGATACGAACGTCGCTGGCTCGTCGAGCGCTTCTTCGCCTGGCTCCAGTGGAAACGACGGCTCCTCATCCGTTGGGAATACTACGCCACCAATTTTCTCGGCTTTGTGCAGCTCGCCTGCATCACGATGCTCCTCAAACAATTTTGA
- a CDS encoding outer membrane beta-barrel protein, whose translation MRDLMSYRPMLAKVLVLCVWMLVWWDSSRAEWYLAAQGGLQVPQDLANIRGTGSFSGVTSNDLNLRNQSAYGVKAGYFFSDAWNWIGLEFDFSHSDANIERQSITATAPILGATQQNGMTPRVGLTSNNMVMNVIARYPGQHLQPYMGGGAGLGNSLLRTAPHAESVYYPVFNVFVGVKMFLTEHLALFRTYLKIVDGLNFQPYKSGHAPSA comes from the coding sequence ATGAGGGATCTCATGAGCTATCGGCCCATGCTTGCCAAGGTGCTTGTCTTGTGTGTTTGGATGCTCGTGTGGTGGGACTCAAGTCGAGCCGAGTGGTACCTTGCTGCTCAGGGTGGGCTGCAGGTTCCGCAAGACCTGGCCAACATTCGTGGGACGGGTAGCTTTAGCGGAGTGACGTCGAACGATCTGAACCTGCGTAACCAATCGGCTTACGGGGTCAAGGCGGGATACTTCTTCTCCGATGCCTGGAACTGGATTGGCCTGGAGTTTGATTTCTCTCACAGCGACGCCAATATTGAACGGCAAAGTATCACGGCCACCGCGCCGATCCTGGGTGCGACGCAGCAGAACGGGATGACTCCGCGCGTCGGGCTGACTTCAAATAATATGGTTATGAATGTCATCGCGCGCTATCCGGGGCAACATCTCCAACCGTATATGGGGGGTGGAGCTGGCCTGGGAAATTCCCTGCTGCGTACGGCACCCCACGCAGAGTCCGTATATTACCCGGTGTTCAACGTGTTCGTCGGAGTGAAAATGTTTCTGACCGAGCATCTCGCGCTCTTTAGAACCTATCTCAAAATAGTTGACGGCCTGAATTTCCAGCCGTATAAGTCCGGACATGCTCCGTCTGCGTGA
- a CDS encoding glucose 1-dehydrogenase: protein MKAVAVIPGQPDSIHLAELPKPSVHEIPNGRGVLVQVLRVGIDGTDKEINAAEYGMAPPGDDFLVIGHECLGRVLEVGPAVTEFTPGDYVVPTVRRPGGSFYDQIGQYDMTSEDTYFERGINLRHGYLTERFVDDPEYLVKIPKGLKPVAVLLEPASIIEKGIIQAYEAQRRFKIWRPRKAAVLGAGTVGLLAALSLKMKGFDVTSFGKQGGPSRNLDLLAELGVRYISTSDLSIREAARRFGPFDLMFEATGYSPVVFEAMECLGKNGVLVLASVTGGDREHPIPADKINLDFVLGNKLVVGTVNANREYFEAGVYDFARAELEFSGWLSKLLTHPVEGLDNYRDMMRLLTEERGAIKVYVNVAYDQQDQTPRLGHEAKPRCTIPNG from the coding sequence ATGAAAGCCGTCGCCGTTATTCCAGGACAGCCGGATTCCATTCACCTTGCCGAATTGCCGAAGCCGTCCGTCCACGAGATTCCGAACGGCCGTGGGGTGCTGGTGCAGGTATTGCGTGTCGGAATCGATGGCACGGATAAAGAAATCAACGCCGCCGAGTATGGGATGGCTCCTCCGGGTGACGACTTTCTCGTGATCGGTCATGAGTGTCTGGGCCGGGTGCTGGAAGTCGGCCCCGCTGTCACTGAGTTCACGCCTGGTGATTATGTGGTGCCCACAGTGCGGCGGCCGGGCGGCAGCTTCTACGACCAGATCGGCCAATACGACATGACGAGCGAAGATACCTATTTCGAACGGGGCATCAACCTTCGGCACGGCTATTTGACGGAACGGTTCGTAGATGACCCCGAATACCTCGTGAAGATTCCGAAGGGGCTGAAGCCCGTGGCCGTCTTGTTGGAACCAGCGTCGATCATTGAGAAGGGGATTATCCAGGCCTATGAAGCCCAGCGGCGTTTCAAAATCTGGCGTCCAAGGAAAGCCGCTGTCTTGGGTGCGGGAACCGTCGGGTTACTGGCCGCCCTCTCGCTGAAAATGAAGGGGTTCGATGTGACCAGCTTCGGCAAGCAGGGCGGGCCGTCGCGTAATCTTGACCTCTTGGCGGAACTCGGCGTGCGCTACATTTCCACGAGCGACCTGTCGATTCGGGAGGCCGCGAGGCGTTTCGGTCCCTTTGATTTGATGTTCGAGGCGACCGGGTACTCTCCGGTGGTGTTCGAAGCGATGGAATGTTTGGGCAAGAACGGTGTGCTGGTGCTGGCGAGTGTAACCGGTGGGGACCGCGAGCATCCGATCCCTGCCGACAAGATCAACTTGGATTTCGTGCTGGGCAACAAGCTGGTCGTCGGAACGGTCAATGCCAACCGGGAATATTTTGAAGCTGGGGTCTATGACTTCGCGCGGGCGGAGCTGGAGTTTTCCGGCTGGCTGTCGAAACTCCTCACCCATCCGGTAGAAGGCCTCGACAACTACCGGGACATGATGCGGTTGCTGACAGAGGAGCGTGGCGCGATCAAGGTCTACGTGAATGTGGCCTACGACCAGCAGGACCAGACGCCTCGCCTTGGTCATGAGGCGAAGCCGCGATGCACAATCCCGAATGGATGA
- the cydB gene encoding cytochrome d ubiquinol oxidase subunit II, translating to METFWFGAVTLMLAVYVVLDGYDFGVGMVYPFVARTDKDKRVILAAIGPVWSGNEVWLIAAGAVLFMAFPKAYAAGFSGFYLALIIVLWLLMGRGLAIELRGHLDHPLWREFWDVVFAVTSALLAIVFGAALGNLIRGVPLNAEGYFFVALWTDFLPGPEPGILDWFTLLLALTSVVLLTMHGANFLAMKTTSELQARARRVARLTGYATALLVASVLPVLSLVQPSLRLNYDAHPIGYGLPLIALAALIAVQVFRAQDRDVAAFTSSSLLLLGLLGGIAWGSYPNILIATTDPAHSLTVTNASAGSDGLQAAFWWFMIGLATVIAYQICIHRLFWGPVKPGSGDFSAH from the coding sequence ATGGAAACCTTCTGGTTTGGCGCCGTCACGTTGATGCTGGCGGTCTACGTGGTGCTCGATGGCTACGATTTCGGGGTCGGCATGGTATACCCCTTTGTCGCTCGGACGGATAAAGACAAACGGGTGATCCTGGCGGCCATCGGCCCGGTCTGGAGCGGCAATGAAGTATGGTTGATCGCCGCAGGAGCCGTCCTGTTTATGGCCTTTCCCAAGGCCTATGCCGCAGGTTTCAGCGGTTTCTACCTCGCGCTGATCATTGTCCTCTGGTTGCTGATGGGCCGCGGTCTGGCCATTGAACTGCGCGGGCACCTGGACCATCCTCTCTGGAGAGAGTTCTGGGATGTGGTATTCGCCGTCACCAGTGCGTTACTGGCGATCGTGTTCGGGGCCGCGCTGGGCAACTTGATTCGCGGTGTGCCGTTGAATGCCGAGGGTTACTTCTTTGTGGCACTCTGGACCGACTTCCTCCCAGGCCCTGAGCCGGGCATTCTCGATTGGTTCACGCTGTTGCTGGCACTCACCAGCGTCGTGCTCCTGACCATGCACGGGGCCAATTTTCTGGCCATGAAAACCACCAGCGAGTTGCAGGCCAGGGCCCGGCGCGTCGCTCGCTTGACCGGGTATGCCACGGCCCTGCTGGTCGCGTCGGTTCTGCCGGTGCTCTCTCTGGTACAGCCGTCTCTTCGGCTGAACTACGATGCCCATCCGATCGGGTATGGTCTGCCATTGATCGCACTCGCCGCGCTGATAGCCGTGCAGGTATTTAGAGCACAAGATCGAGATGTGGCGGCGTTCACCTCATCGAGTCTGCTCCTGCTGGGCTTGCTCGGAGGCATTGCATGGGGGTCCTATCCAAATATTCTCATCGCGACGACTGATCCTGCCCACAGTTTGACGGTTACCAACGCCTCGGCCGGGAGCGATGGTCTGCAAGCGGCCTTTTGGTGGTTTATGATCGGACTGGCCACCGTCATTGCCTATCAGATCTGTATCCACCGCCTCTTCTGGGGTCCCGTGAAACCGGGATCCGGCGATTTCTCTGCTCACTAA
- a CDS encoding TVP38/TMEM64 family protein: MMLHHEMIEEVAAPPAMPAQARAPGKLIVLLVLALGITAFFYFDVGRALSLGALKENRDRLLAFTGANYATAVALFIVSYATVTGLSLPGAVILTLAGGFLFGSIFGTLFVNLGATTGATLSFLVARYLLRDAVEQKFGKWLSPFQEGFAKNALSYLMTLRLIPLFPFFVVNLVSGLTHVRVGTYIMATAIGIIPGSFVYAYAGRQLGTINSLKEIASPSVLAAFILLGLLALVPIVYKKLSVNKQDGH; this comes from the coding sequence ATGATGCTACACCACGAGATGATAGAGGAGGTTGCTGCCCCTCCCGCAATGCCTGCCCAAGCGAGAGCCCCGGGAAAGCTGATCGTCTTGCTCGTCCTCGCTCTTGGCATCACGGCGTTCTTCTATTTCGACGTGGGGCGCGCACTATCCCTCGGCGCATTGAAGGAGAATCGTGATCGTTTGCTCGCCTTCACGGGGGCCAACTATGCCACCGCCGTGGCGCTCTTTATTGTGTCGTATGCAACGGTCACGGGCCTGTCGCTGCCTGGCGCGGTCATCCTGACGCTGGCCGGAGGATTCTTGTTCGGCAGCATTTTCGGAACGCTCTTCGTCAACCTTGGCGCGACAACCGGCGCGACTCTGTCGTTTCTCGTCGCTCGGTATCTCCTGCGTGATGCCGTCGAACAGAAATTCGGGAAATGGCTTAGCCCCTTCCAGGAAGGATTCGCCAAGAATGCTCTCAGCTATCTCATGACCCTGCGCCTGATTCCGTTGTTCCCCTTCTTTGTTGTGAATCTGGTGTCGGGGCTGACGCATGTACGCGTGGGGACGTACATCATGGCCACGGCCATCGGGATTATCCCCGGCTCCTTCGTATACGCGTACGCTGGACGACAACTGGGTACTATCAACTCGCTCAAGGAGATTGCCTCGCCCAGCGTGCTTGCTGCGTTCATCCTCCTAGGGCTTCTTGCCCTCGTCCCCATTGTTTACAAGAAGCTCTCCGTAAACAAACAGGATGGCCATTGA
- a CDS encoding redoxin domain-containing protein, with product MKAPDIMNEMWLNSLPLKLMDLKGKVVIVEFWTFGCYNCRNVEPHVKDWHKKYAEHGLVVIGVHSPEFAYERDIDKVRQYVAEHDIRYAVTIDNDYSTWNRYRNHYWPALYLIDKQGIVRYVRIGEGGYQDTERLIQSLLQEHL from the coding sequence ATGAAGGCGCCAGATATCATGAATGAAATGTGGCTGAATAGCCTACCTCTGAAACTGATGGACCTGAAGGGCAAGGTCGTTATAGTCGAGTTCTGGACGTTCGGCTGTTACAACTGCCGGAACGTCGAACCGCACGTGAAGGACTGGCACAAAAAATATGCCGAGCACGGGTTGGTCGTGATCGGCGTCCACTCTCCAGAGTTTGCCTATGAGCGCGACATTGATAAGGTCCGACAGTATGTGGCTGAACATGACATTCGCTACGCAGTCACGATTGACAACGACTACTCGACCTGGAACCGGTATAGAAATCACTACTGGCCGGCGCTATATCTCATCGACAAGCAAGGCATCGTTCGGTACGTGCGGATCGGGGAAGGTGGATATCAAGATACCGAACGGCTGATTCAATCGCTGTTGCAGGAGCATTTATGA
- a CDS encoding mercuric reductase, which yields MITHPTERMDSMPQPEYGVVFPQDEHNQKLVDNVHPSSWINPESRDRYNIIVIGAGTAGLVTAVIAAGVGAKVALIERHLMGGDCLNVGCVPSKGILRAARAWADLRNAGEFGLHIPPGVKYDFGGAMTRMRKLRARISHTDSVHRYTKLGVDVYIGNARFTDGDTIQVEGQAGNRTLRFAKAAICTGARAAVPFTPGLAEVGYLTNETVFSLTELPQRIGVIGAGPIGCELAQAFARFGSQVFLIEAQHGLMPNEDRDAAAIVEQKMVRDGVKLLCCGKELKLSKMDSGKRLTVDSHGQYYDITVDEILLGIGRTPNVQGLGLETADVKYDRNGVMVNDRLQTTNPRIYAAGDICSKYKFTHAADAMAQILIQNALFPHPFGFAYASADSLVMPWCTYTEPEVAHVGMYEADARAKGLEVETYTYPLTEVDRAILDGEDEGFARVHIQKGTDKILGATIVACHAGDMINEFSVVMKAGAGAKTIAGTIHPYPTQAEVNKKVINLWRKAHFTNGQKNILTKWFAWTRKS from the coding sequence ATGATTACACATCCGACCGAGAGGATGGATTCGATGCCCCAGCCTGAGTACGGGGTGGTTTTTCCGCAAGACGAGCATAACCAGAAACTCGTCGACAATGTACACCCATCGAGTTGGATCAATCCTGAGTCCAGGGATCGCTACAATATTATTGTAATCGGGGCCGGGACGGCTGGCCTCGTCACAGCCGTGATTGCGGCCGGGGTGGGGGCCAAAGTGGCCTTGATAGAGCGGCATCTCATGGGAGGTGACTGCTTGAACGTCGGCTGTGTGCCGTCTAAGGGGATCCTCCGAGCGGCGCGCGCCTGGGCCGACCTGCGCAATGCAGGAGAATTTGGGCTTCACATCCCTCCGGGCGTGAAATACGACTTTGGCGGCGCGATGACCCGTATGCGGAAGTTGCGGGCGCGAATCAGTCACACGGACTCGGTCCACCGGTACACGAAGTTGGGCGTTGACGTGTACATCGGTAACGCACGGTTTACCGATGGCGACACAATTCAGGTCGAAGGACAGGCCGGCAACCGCACCTTGAGATTCGCCAAGGCAGCGATTTGTACAGGGGCCAGAGCCGCGGTTCCGTTCACGCCAGGATTAGCTGAGGTCGGCTACCTCACCAACGAAACAGTGTTCTCGCTGACTGAATTGCCGCAACGTATTGGGGTCATCGGGGCGGGACCGATTGGGTGCGAGCTGGCACAAGCGTTTGCCCGGTTCGGCAGCCAGGTATTTCTTATCGAGGCACAGCATGGCCTTATGCCGAATGAGGATCGAGACGCAGCGGCGATCGTTGAGCAGAAGATGGTCCGCGATGGGGTGAAGCTTCTCTGTTGTGGCAAGGAACTGAAGCTCAGCAAAATGGATAGTGGTAAGCGGCTGACCGTCGACTCGCACGGCCAATACTATGACATCACCGTCGACGAAATTCTCCTGGGTATCGGTCGCACGCCGAACGTCCAGGGGCTTGGATTGGAAACCGCCGATGTCAAGTACGACAGAAACGGCGTGATGGTGAACGACCGACTCCAGACGACGAATCCCAGAATCTATGCAGCGGGCGATATCTGCTCCAAGTACAAGTTCACTCACGCCGCTGATGCCATGGCACAGATCCTCATCCAGAACGCGCTGTTCCCTCACCCGTTCGGATTCGCCTATGCGAGTGCGGATTCGTTGGTCATGCCCTGGTGCACCTACACGGAGCCGGAAGTCGCGCACGTGGGAATGTATGAAGCGGATGCCAGGGCCAAGGGCCTCGAAGTCGAGACCTACACCTACCCCCTCACTGAAGTGGACCGGGCGATACTCGATGGCGAAGACGAAGGCTTTGCTCGTGTGCATATTCAGAAGGGTACCGACAAGATCCTCGGTGCCACCATTGTAGCTTGCCATGCCGGTGACATGATCAATGAGTTCTCCGTAGTGATGAAAGCCGGGGCCGGTGCCAAGACGATTGCCGGGACGATTCATCCCTATCCCACGCAGGCAGAGGTTAACAAGAAGGTGATAAACCTCTGGCGCAAAGCACACTTTACGAACGGGCAAAAGAACATCCTCACGAAGTGGTTTGCTTGGACGCGAAAAAGCTAG